The following coding sequences lie in one Arachis ipaensis cultivar K30076 chromosome B05, Araip1.1, whole genome shotgun sequence genomic window:
- the LOC107644940 gene encoding protein SET DOMAIN GROUP 41-like isoform X4, whose translation MEMEMRSMEDTEIATDMTPSLVPLTFSLHHSNLHTHCSSCFSLLPLSPIPITPFLYCPSVTSSRVAGLLSNRHKLTCHNNSDEDEVSERISSGVRALATAITELRGELEPDDAVLEEAECALCAVLTNAVEVQDKEGRALGIAVYGPAFSWINHSCSPNACYRFILSPSSSSSSQESKLRIAPSSFRGSPDSRELCCFLQIDSGLCTITNHFQKVNWGYFSALEEEEQNQGYGPRLIVRSIKRIKKGQEITIAYTDLLQSKAMRQLDLWSKYRFICCCMRCSVVPFTYVDHALQEISVSGCDFTSSSSSYNLVRDTAERRLNDSVDDIISEYLMAGDPEPCCEKLEKILMQGLCDELDNVEETPHYKFMLHPLHYLSLNAYTTLASAYKVRASDILSTTSTIYQNQLEAFDMSRTSAAYSLLLATTAHHLFNSESSLIASLANFWTGAGESLLYLARSSEWSKFFKSSLVASSVSKVKCSKCSLMDTFRAYICNGKIRNDDFENASNEFLDCISHDSTQKVWSFLVNGCRFLRSIKDPMDSGWLVSTSNSRATDPGALAKKKSEVCYLHESGNSIQTCEEQTCNENARVHIFELGVHCLAYGGLLAAICYGHHSHLASYVEQILDDKNNLIL comes from the exons ATGGAGATGGAGATGCGAAGCATGGAAGATACAGAGATAGCCACAGACATGACTCCATCCCTCGTCCCTCTCACTTTCTCTCTCCACCACTCCAACCTCCACACTCACTGCTCCTCTTGTTTCTCtctcctccctctctctcccATTCCCATCACCCCCTTCCTCTACTGCCCCTCCGTCACTTCCTCTCGTGTCGCTGGCCTCCTCTCCAACCGCCACAAGCTCACGTGCCACAACAACTCCGACGAAGACGAGGTTTCCGAGAGAATCAGCAGTGGAGTCAGAGCCTTGGCCACTGCAATTACGGAGCTGCGAGGGGAGCTGGAGCCGGACGACGCCGTTTTGGAGGAGGCGGAGTGTGCATTGTGCGCGGTGCTAACGAACGCCGTGGAGGTGCAGGATAAGGAAGGGCGCGCACTGGGAATCGCGGTTTATGGTCCGGCGTTCTCTTGGATCAACCACAGCTGCTCCCCCAATGCCTGCTACCGCTTCATcctctctccttcttcttcttcttcttcgcaggAATCCAAGCTTCGAATAGCTCCATCTTCCTTTCGCGGTTCTCCTGATTCACGA GAATTGTGCTGTTTTTTGCAGATAGATAGTGGGCTTTGTACTATCACTAATCATTTTCAGAAAG TGAATTGGGGTTACTTTTCTGCATTAGAAGAAGAGGAGCAAAACCAAGGCTATGGACCGAGATTGATTGTGAGGAGTATCAAGAGAATAAAAAAGGGACAAGAGATTACCATAGCATACACTGATCTCTTGCAATCTAAG GCAATGCGGCAATTGGATCTATGGTCCAAGTACAGGTTTATCTGCTGTTGCATGCGATGTAGTGTTGTGCCCTTCACATATGTTGATCATGCATTGCAA GAAATTTCTGTTTCCGGTTGTGATTTTACTAGTTCAAGCTCCAGCTACAATCTTGTCAGAGACACAGCAGAAAGAAGACTGAATGATTCAGTTGATGATATTATATCTGAGTATCTCATGGCTGGTGATCCTGAGCCTTGCTGTGAGAAACTTGAGAAGATTCTTATGCAGGGTCTGTGCGACGAGTTGGACAATGTTGAAGAAACACCACATTATAAGTTCATGTTGCATCCCCTGCATTACCTCTCTCTAAATGCATACACAACACTGGCTTCGGCATATAAAGTTCGTGCTAGTGATATCTTGTCTACAACTTCTACAATATATCAAAACCAGTTAGAAGCTTTCGACATGAGCAGAACCAGTGCAGCATATTCCTTGTTACTAGCAACTACAGCACATCATCTCTTCAATTCCGAATCCTCACTGATTGCATCTCTTGCAAATTTTTGGACAGGTGCAGGCGAGTCTTTGTTGTATCTTGCCAGAAGTTCAGAATGGAGCAAGTTTTTCAAATCAAGTCTGGTTGCTTCTTCGGTTTCCAAGGTCAAATGTTCCAAGTGTTCATTAATGGATACATTCAGAGCCTATATATGTAATGGTAAAATTAGGAATGATGATTTTGAGAATGCATCAAATGAGTTTCTTGATTGCATCTCCCATGATTCAACACAGAAGGTTTGGAGTTTCCTTGTCAATGGTTGCCGTTTTTTGAGATCGATCAAGGATCCTATGGATTCGGGCTGGTTAGTCTCTACCAGCAATTCCAGAGCAACGGATCCCGGAGCTCTGGCTAAGAAAAAATCTGAAGTATGTTACTTACACGAATCTGGAAATAGTATCCAGACCTGTGAAGAACAAACTTGCAATGAGAATGCAAGGGTACACATTTTTGAGCTGGGTGTACACTGCTTAGCATATGGAGGATTATTGGCTGCTATATGTTATGGTCACCATTCCCATTTGGCTTCATATGTTGAACAGATTCTGGATGACAAAAACAATcttatattataa
- the LOC107644940 gene encoding protein SET DOMAIN GROUP 41-like isoform X3: MEMEMRSMEDTEIATDMTPSLVPLTFSLHHSNLHTHCSSCFSLLPLSPIPITPFLYCPSVTSSRVAGLLSNRHKLTCHNNSDEDEVSERISSGVRALATAITELRGELEPDDAVLEEAECALCAVLTNAVEVQDKEGRALGIAVYGPAFSWINHSCSPNACYRFILSPSSSSSSQESKLRIAPSSFRGSPDSRELCCFLQIDSGLCTITNHFQKEEEQNQGYGPRLIVRSIKRIKKGQEITIAYTDLLQSKAMRQLDLWSKYRFICCCMRCSVVPFTYVDHALQDVVITICNFPKTSQEISVSGCDFTSSSSSYNLVRDTAERRLNDSVDDIISEYLMAGDPEPCCEKLEKILMQGLCDELDNVEETPHYKFMLHPLHYLSLNAYTTLASAYKVRASDILSTTSTIYQNQLEAFDMSRTSAAYSLLLATTAHHLFNSESSLIASLANFWTGAGESLLYLARSSEWSKFFKSSLVASSVSKVKCSKCSLMDTFRAYICNGKIRNDDFENASNEFLDCISHDSTQKVWSFLVNGCRFLRSIKDPMDSGWLVSTSNSRATDPGALAKKKSEVCYLHESGNSIQTCEEQTCNENARVHIFELGVHCLAYGGLLAAICYGHHSHLASYVEQILDDKNNLIL, translated from the exons ATGGAGATGGAGATGCGAAGCATGGAAGATACAGAGATAGCCACAGACATGACTCCATCCCTCGTCCCTCTCACTTTCTCTCTCCACCACTCCAACCTCCACACTCACTGCTCCTCTTGTTTCTCtctcctccctctctctcccATTCCCATCACCCCCTTCCTCTACTGCCCCTCCGTCACTTCCTCTCGTGTCGCTGGCCTCCTCTCCAACCGCCACAAGCTCACGTGCCACAACAACTCCGACGAAGACGAGGTTTCCGAGAGAATCAGCAGTGGAGTCAGAGCCTTGGCCACTGCAATTACGGAGCTGCGAGGGGAGCTGGAGCCGGACGACGCCGTTTTGGAGGAGGCGGAGTGTGCATTGTGCGCGGTGCTAACGAACGCCGTGGAGGTGCAGGATAAGGAAGGGCGCGCACTGGGAATCGCGGTTTATGGTCCGGCGTTCTCTTGGATCAACCACAGCTGCTCCCCCAATGCCTGCTACCGCTTCATcctctctccttcttcttcttcttcttcgcaggAATCCAAGCTTCGAATAGCTCCATCTTCCTTTCGCGGTTCTCCTGATTCACGA GAATTGTGCTGTTTTTTGCAGATAGATAGTGGGCTTTGTACTATCACTAATCATTTTCAGAAAG AAGAGGAGCAAAACCAAGGCTATGGACCGAGATTGATTGTGAGGAGTATCAAGAGAATAAAAAAGGGACAAGAGATTACCATAGCATACACTGATCTCTTGCAATCTAAG GCAATGCGGCAATTGGATCTATGGTCCAAGTACAGGTTTATCTGCTGTTGCATGCGATGTAGTGTTGTGCCCTTCACATATGTTGATCATGCATTGCAA GATGTGGTCATCACAATCTGCAATTTTCCCAAAACATCTCAGGAAATTTCTGTTTCCGGTTGTGATTTTACTAGTTCAAGCTCCAGCTACAATCTTGTCAGAGACACAGCAGAAAGAAGACTGAATGATTCAGTTGATGATATTATATCTGAGTATCTCATGGCTGGTGATCCTGAGCCTTGCTGTGAGAAACTTGAGAAGATTCTTATGCAGGGTCTGTGCGACGAGTTGGACAATGTTGAAGAAACACCACATTATAAGTTCATGTTGCATCCCCTGCATTACCTCTCTCTAAATGCATACACAACACTGGCTTCGGCATATAAAGTTCGTGCTAGTGATATCTTGTCTACAACTTCTACAATATATCAAAACCAGTTAGAAGCTTTCGACATGAGCAGAACCAGTGCAGCATATTCCTTGTTACTAGCAACTACAGCACATCATCTCTTCAATTCCGAATCCTCACTGATTGCATCTCTTGCAAATTTTTGGACAGGTGCAGGCGAGTCTTTGTTGTATCTTGCCAGAAGTTCAGAATGGAGCAAGTTTTTCAAATCAAGTCTGGTTGCTTCTTCGGTTTCCAAGGTCAAATGTTCCAAGTGTTCATTAATGGATACATTCAGAGCCTATATATGTAATGGTAAAATTAGGAATGATGATTTTGAGAATGCATCAAATGAGTTTCTTGATTGCATCTCCCATGATTCAACACAGAAGGTTTGGAGTTTCCTTGTCAATGGTTGCCGTTTTTTGAGATCGATCAAGGATCCTATGGATTCGGGCTGGTTAGTCTCTACCAGCAATTCCAGAGCAACGGATCCCGGAGCTCTGGCTAAGAAAAAATCTGAAGTATGTTACTTACACGAATCTGGAAATAGTATCCAGACCTGTGAAGAACAAACTTGCAATGAGAATGCAAGGGTACACATTTTTGAGCTGGGTGTACACTGCTTAGCATATGGAGGATTATTGGCTGCTATATGTTATGGTCACCATTCCCATTTGGCTTCATATGTTGAACAGATTCTGGATGACAAAAACAATcttatattataa
- the LOC107644940 gene encoding protein SET DOMAIN GROUP 41-like isoform X2, with protein MEMEMRSMEDTEIATDMTPSLVPLTFSLHHSNLHTHCSSCFSLLPLSPIPITPFLYCPSVTSSRVAGLLSNRHKLTCHNNSDEDEVSERISSGVRALATAITELRGELEPDDAVLEEAECALCAVLTNAVEVQDKEGRALGIAVYGPAFSWINHSCSPNACYRFILSPSSSSSSQESKLRIAPSSFRGSPDSRELCCFLQIDSGLCTITNHFQKEEEEQNQGYGPRLIVRSIKRIKKGQEITIAYTDLLQSKAMRQLDLWSKYRFICCCMRCSVVPFTYVDHALQDVVITICNFPKTSQEISVSGCDFTSSSSSYNLVRDTAERRLNDSVDDIISEYLMAGDPEPCCEKLEKILMQGLCDELDNVEETPHYKFMLHPLHYLSLNAYTTLASAYKVRASDILSTTSTIYQNQLEAFDMSRTSAAYSLLLATTAHHLFNSESSLIASLANFWTGAGESLLYLARSSEWSKFFKSSLVASSVSKVKCSKCSLMDTFRAYICNGKIRNDDFENASNEFLDCISHDSTQKVWSFLVNGCRFLRSIKDPMDSGWLVSTSNSRATDPGALAKKKSEVCYLHESGNSIQTCEEQTCNENARVHIFELGVHCLAYGGLLAAICYGHHSHLASYVEQILDDKNNLIL; from the exons ATGGAGATGGAGATGCGAAGCATGGAAGATACAGAGATAGCCACAGACATGACTCCATCCCTCGTCCCTCTCACTTTCTCTCTCCACCACTCCAACCTCCACACTCACTGCTCCTCTTGTTTCTCtctcctccctctctctcccATTCCCATCACCCCCTTCCTCTACTGCCCCTCCGTCACTTCCTCTCGTGTCGCTGGCCTCCTCTCCAACCGCCACAAGCTCACGTGCCACAACAACTCCGACGAAGACGAGGTTTCCGAGAGAATCAGCAGTGGAGTCAGAGCCTTGGCCACTGCAATTACGGAGCTGCGAGGGGAGCTGGAGCCGGACGACGCCGTTTTGGAGGAGGCGGAGTGTGCATTGTGCGCGGTGCTAACGAACGCCGTGGAGGTGCAGGATAAGGAAGGGCGCGCACTGGGAATCGCGGTTTATGGTCCGGCGTTCTCTTGGATCAACCACAGCTGCTCCCCCAATGCCTGCTACCGCTTCATcctctctccttcttcttcttcttcttcgcaggAATCCAAGCTTCGAATAGCTCCATCTTCCTTTCGCGGTTCTCCTGATTCACGA GAATTGTGCTGTTTTTTGCAGATAGATAGTGGGCTTTGTACTATCACTAATCATTTTCAGAAAG AAGAAGAGGAGCAAAACCAAGGCTATGGACCGAGATTGATTGTGAGGAGTATCAAGAGAATAAAAAAGGGACAAGAGATTACCATAGCATACACTGATCTCTTGCAATCTAAG GCAATGCGGCAATTGGATCTATGGTCCAAGTACAGGTTTATCTGCTGTTGCATGCGATGTAGTGTTGTGCCCTTCACATATGTTGATCATGCATTGCAA GATGTGGTCATCACAATCTGCAATTTTCCCAAAACATCTCAGGAAATTTCTGTTTCCGGTTGTGATTTTACTAGTTCAAGCTCCAGCTACAATCTTGTCAGAGACACAGCAGAAAGAAGACTGAATGATTCAGTTGATGATATTATATCTGAGTATCTCATGGCTGGTGATCCTGAGCCTTGCTGTGAGAAACTTGAGAAGATTCTTATGCAGGGTCTGTGCGACGAGTTGGACAATGTTGAAGAAACACCACATTATAAGTTCATGTTGCATCCCCTGCATTACCTCTCTCTAAATGCATACACAACACTGGCTTCGGCATATAAAGTTCGTGCTAGTGATATCTTGTCTACAACTTCTACAATATATCAAAACCAGTTAGAAGCTTTCGACATGAGCAGAACCAGTGCAGCATATTCCTTGTTACTAGCAACTACAGCACATCATCTCTTCAATTCCGAATCCTCACTGATTGCATCTCTTGCAAATTTTTGGACAGGTGCAGGCGAGTCTTTGTTGTATCTTGCCAGAAGTTCAGAATGGAGCAAGTTTTTCAAATCAAGTCTGGTTGCTTCTTCGGTTTCCAAGGTCAAATGTTCCAAGTGTTCATTAATGGATACATTCAGAGCCTATATATGTAATGGTAAAATTAGGAATGATGATTTTGAGAATGCATCAAATGAGTTTCTTGATTGCATCTCCCATGATTCAACACAGAAGGTTTGGAGTTTCCTTGTCAATGGTTGCCGTTTTTTGAGATCGATCAAGGATCCTATGGATTCGGGCTGGTTAGTCTCTACCAGCAATTCCAGAGCAACGGATCCCGGAGCTCTGGCTAAGAAAAAATCTGAAGTATGTTACTTACACGAATCTGGAAATAGTATCCAGACCTGTGAAGAACAAACTTGCAATGAGAATGCAAGGGTACACATTTTTGAGCTGGGTGTACACTGCTTAGCATATGGAGGATTATTGGCTGCTATATGTTATGGTCACCATTCCCATTTGGCTTCATATGTTGAACAGATTCTGGATGACAAAAACAATcttatattataa
- the LOC107644940 gene encoding protein SET DOMAIN GROUP 41-like isoform X1 — MEMEMRSMEDTEIATDMTPSLVPLTFSLHHSNLHTHCSSCFSLLPLSPIPITPFLYCPSVTSSRVAGLLSNRHKLTCHNNSDEDEVSERISSGVRALATAITELRGELEPDDAVLEEAECALCAVLTNAVEVQDKEGRALGIAVYGPAFSWINHSCSPNACYRFILSPSSSSSSQESKLRIAPSSFRGSPDSRIDSGLCTITNHFQKVNWGYFSALEEEEQNQGYGPRLIVRSIKRIKKGQEITIAYTDLLQSKAMRQLDLWSKYRFICCCMRCSVVPFTYVDHALQDVVITICNFPKTSQEISVSGCDFTSSSSSYNLVRDTAERRLNDSVDDIISEYLMAGDPEPCCEKLEKILMQGLCDELDNVEETPHYKFMLHPLHYLSLNAYTTLASAYKVRASDILSTTSTIYQNQLEAFDMSRTSAAYSLLLATTAHHLFNSESSLIASLANFWTGAGESLLYLARSSEWSKFFKSSLVASSVSKVKCSKCSLMDTFRAYICNGKIRNDDFENASNEFLDCISHDSTQKVWSFLVNGCRFLRSIKDPMDSGWLVSTSNSRATDPGALAKKKSEVCYLHESGNSIQTCEEQTCNENARVHIFELGVHCLAYGGLLAAICYGHHSHLASYVEQILDDKNNLIL, encoded by the exons ATGGAGATGGAGATGCGAAGCATGGAAGATACAGAGATAGCCACAGACATGACTCCATCCCTCGTCCCTCTCACTTTCTCTCTCCACCACTCCAACCTCCACACTCACTGCTCCTCTTGTTTCTCtctcctccctctctctcccATTCCCATCACCCCCTTCCTCTACTGCCCCTCCGTCACTTCCTCTCGTGTCGCTGGCCTCCTCTCCAACCGCCACAAGCTCACGTGCCACAACAACTCCGACGAAGACGAGGTTTCCGAGAGAATCAGCAGTGGAGTCAGAGCCTTGGCCACTGCAATTACGGAGCTGCGAGGGGAGCTGGAGCCGGACGACGCCGTTTTGGAGGAGGCGGAGTGTGCATTGTGCGCGGTGCTAACGAACGCCGTGGAGGTGCAGGATAAGGAAGGGCGCGCACTGGGAATCGCGGTTTATGGTCCGGCGTTCTCTTGGATCAACCACAGCTGCTCCCCCAATGCCTGCTACCGCTTCATcctctctccttcttcttcttcttcttcgcaggAATCCAAGCTTCGAATAGCTCCATCTTCCTTTCGCGGTTCTCCTGATTCACGA ATAGATAGTGGGCTTTGTACTATCACTAATCATTTTCAGAAAG TGAATTGGGGTTACTTTTCTGCATTAGAAGAAGAGGAGCAAAACCAAGGCTATGGACCGAGATTGATTGTGAGGAGTATCAAGAGAATAAAAAAGGGACAAGAGATTACCATAGCATACACTGATCTCTTGCAATCTAAG GCAATGCGGCAATTGGATCTATGGTCCAAGTACAGGTTTATCTGCTGTTGCATGCGATGTAGTGTTGTGCCCTTCACATATGTTGATCATGCATTGCAA GATGTGGTCATCACAATCTGCAATTTTCCCAAAACATCTCAGGAAATTTCTGTTTCCGGTTGTGATTTTACTAGTTCAAGCTCCAGCTACAATCTTGTCAGAGACACAGCAGAAAGAAGACTGAATGATTCAGTTGATGATATTATATCTGAGTATCTCATGGCTGGTGATCCTGAGCCTTGCTGTGAGAAACTTGAGAAGATTCTTATGCAGGGTCTGTGCGACGAGTTGGACAATGTTGAAGAAACACCACATTATAAGTTCATGTTGCATCCCCTGCATTACCTCTCTCTAAATGCATACACAACACTGGCTTCGGCATATAAAGTTCGTGCTAGTGATATCTTGTCTACAACTTCTACAATATATCAAAACCAGTTAGAAGCTTTCGACATGAGCAGAACCAGTGCAGCATATTCCTTGTTACTAGCAACTACAGCACATCATCTCTTCAATTCCGAATCCTCACTGATTGCATCTCTTGCAAATTTTTGGACAGGTGCAGGCGAGTCTTTGTTGTATCTTGCCAGAAGTTCAGAATGGAGCAAGTTTTTCAAATCAAGTCTGGTTGCTTCTTCGGTTTCCAAGGTCAAATGTTCCAAGTGTTCATTAATGGATACATTCAGAGCCTATATATGTAATGGTAAAATTAGGAATGATGATTTTGAGAATGCATCAAATGAGTTTCTTGATTGCATCTCCCATGATTCAACACAGAAGGTTTGGAGTTTCCTTGTCAATGGTTGCCGTTTTTTGAGATCGATCAAGGATCCTATGGATTCGGGCTGGTTAGTCTCTACCAGCAATTCCAGAGCAACGGATCCCGGAGCTCTGGCTAAGAAAAAATCTGAAGTATGTTACTTACACGAATCTGGAAATAGTATCCAGACCTGTGAAGAACAAACTTGCAATGAGAATGCAAGGGTACACATTTTTGAGCTGGGTGTACACTGCTTAGCATATGGAGGATTATTGGCTGCTATATGTTATGGTCACCATTCCCATTTGGCTTCATATGTTGAACAGATTCTGGATGACAAAAACAATcttatattataa
- the LOC107644940 gene encoding protein SET DOMAIN GROUP 41-like isoform X6, translating to MEMEMRSMEDTEIATDMTPSLVPLTFSLHHSNLHTHCSSCFSLLPLSPIPITPFLYCPSVTSSRVAGLLSNRHKLTCHNNSDEDEVSERISSGVRALATAITELRGELEPDDAVLEEAECALCAVLTNAVEVQDKEGRALGIAVYGPAFSWINHSCSPNACYRFILSPSSSSSSQESKLRIAPSSFRGSPDSRIDSGLCTITNHFQKEEEQNQGYGPRLIVRSIKRIKKGQEITIAYTDLLQSKAMRQLDLWSKYRFICCCMRCSVVPFTYVDHALQDVVITICNFPKTSQEISVSGCDFTSSSSSYNLVRDTAERRLNDSVDDIISEYLMAGDPEPCCEKLEKILMQGLCDELDNVEETPHYKFMLHPLHYLSLNAYTTLASAYKVRASDILSTTSTIYQNQLEAFDMSRTSAAYSLLLATTAHHLFNSESSLIASLANFWTGAGESLLYLARSSEWSKFFKSSLVASSVSKVKCSKCSLMDTFRAYICNGKIRNDDFENASNEFLDCISHDSTQKVWSFLVNGCRFLRSIKDPMDSGWLVSTSNSRATDPGALAKKKSEVCYLHESGNSIQTCEEQTCNENARVHIFELGVHCLAYGGLLAAICYGHHSHLASYVEQILDDKNNLIL from the exons ATGGAGATGGAGATGCGAAGCATGGAAGATACAGAGATAGCCACAGACATGACTCCATCCCTCGTCCCTCTCACTTTCTCTCTCCACCACTCCAACCTCCACACTCACTGCTCCTCTTGTTTCTCtctcctccctctctctcccATTCCCATCACCCCCTTCCTCTACTGCCCCTCCGTCACTTCCTCTCGTGTCGCTGGCCTCCTCTCCAACCGCCACAAGCTCACGTGCCACAACAACTCCGACGAAGACGAGGTTTCCGAGAGAATCAGCAGTGGAGTCAGAGCCTTGGCCACTGCAATTACGGAGCTGCGAGGGGAGCTGGAGCCGGACGACGCCGTTTTGGAGGAGGCGGAGTGTGCATTGTGCGCGGTGCTAACGAACGCCGTGGAGGTGCAGGATAAGGAAGGGCGCGCACTGGGAATCGCGGTTTATGGTCCGGCGTTCTCTTGGATCAACCACAGCTGCTCCCCCAATGCCTGCTACCGCTTCATcctctctccttcttcttcttcttcttcgcaggAATCCAAGCTTCGAATAGCTCCATCTTCCTTTCGCGGTTCTCCTGATTCACGA ATAGATAGTGGGCTTTGTACTATCACTAATCATTTTCAGAAAG AAGAGGAGCAAAACCAAGGCTATGGACCGAGATTGATTGTGAGGAGTATCAAGAGAATAAAAAAGGGACAAGAGATTACCATAGCATACACTGATCTCTTGCAATCTAAG GCAATGCGGCAATTGGATCTATGGTCCAAGTACAGGTTTATCTGCTGTTGCATGCGATGTAGTGTTGTGCCCTTCACATATGTTGATCATGCATTGCAA GATGTGGTCATCACAATCTGCAATTTTCCCAAAACATCTCAGGAAATTTCTGTTTCCGGTTGTGATTTTACTAGTTCAAGCTCCAGCTACAATCTTGTCAGAGACACAGCAGAAAGAAGACTGAATGATTCAGTTGATGATATTATATCTGAGTATCTCATGGCTGGTGATCCTGAGCCTTGCTGTGAGAAACTTGAGAAGATTCTTATGCAGGGTCTGTGCGACGAGTTGGACAATGTTGAAGAAACACCACATTATAAGTTCATGTTGCATCCCCTGCATTACCTCTCTCTAAATGCATACACAACACTGGCTTCGGCATATAAAGTTCGTGCTAGTGATATCTTGTCTACAACTTCTACAATATATCAAAACCAGTTAGAAGCTTTCGACATGAGCAGAACCAGTGCAGCATATTCCTTGTTACTAGCAACTACAGCACATCATCTCTTCAATTCCGAATCCTCACTGATTGCATCTCTTGCAAATTTTTGGACAGGTGCAGGCGAGTCTTTGTTGTATCTTGCCAGAAGTTCAGAATGGAGCAAGTTTTTCAAATCAAGTCTGGTTGCTTCTTCGGTTTCCAAGGTCAAATGTTCCAAGTGTTCATTAATGGATACATTCAGAGCCTATATATGTAATGGTAAAATTAGGAATGATGATTTTGAGAATGCATCAAATGAGTTTCTTGATTGCATCTCCCATGATTCAACACAGAAGGTTTGGAGTTTCCTTGTCAATGGTTGCCGTTTTTTGAGATCGATCAAGGATCCTATGGATTCGGGCTGGTTAGTCTCTACCAGCAATTCCAGAGCAACGGATCCCGGAGCTCTGGCTAAGAAAAAATCTGAAGTATGTTACTTACACGAATCTGGAAATAGTATCCAGACCTGTGAAGAACAAACTTGCAATGAGAATGCAAGGGTACACATTTTTGAGCTGGGTGTACACTGCTTAGCATATGGAGGATTATTGGCTGCTATATGTTATGGTCACCATTCCCATTTGGCTTCATATGTTGAACAGATTCTGGATGACAAAAACAATcttatattataa